One window of the Streptomyces asoensis genome contains the following:
- a CDS encoding glycoside hydrolase family 3 protein, whose product MRRTALLASATLLAALLPMTTAVGASGADDPAPVPVDRFEGEVPFASPPAEGIFTWGSDTDDPPALRLTARDDAPEGDKVLTGSYDISGYGGFTHDFAFAEPAHDWSAHRGIRFWWEGRGNGRKIAFELKDGGANGEASELWTTSFTDDWTGWKQVEIPFTDFTYRTDYQPVGGIDQVLGLTETWGYALTLPVGVKGDFAMDGVELYGRADQSLRAAVTTDAAVYPVQEGRAAAVTLTVATTGAAPLDDPVTVAYETAATGTAEPGKDYTPVTGTVTFPAGTPSGTTRTVAVRTIEDKRAESAETVPLRLTVTGAKPPSETPQVVVDAHGLPYLNAELPVKKRVADLLSRMSLAEKAGQMTQAERGAITAPGDIAAYDLGSLLSGGGSTPTPNTPEAWAKMIDAFQLRTQATRYQIPLIYGVDAVHGHNNLVGATVMPHNIGIGATRDPGLAERTGAVTAAEVRATGIPWDFAPCLCVTRDERWGRSYEAYGEDPALVEAMETVIQGLQGRASGADLKDDDKVLATAKHFVGDGGTGYGSSTTGSYTIDQGITKVTRQELEAVHLAPFRTAVDRGVGTVMPSYSSLDIVGDGHGPVKMHARADLVNGVLKDRMGFDGFVISDWAAIDQLPGDYASDVRTSVNAGLDMIMVPYAYKDFHATLLDGVEAGRVGERRIDDAVSRILTQKFKLGLFEKPYADTDGASDIGSAGHRAVARKAAAESQVLLKNSGGVLPLKKNQKVYVAGSNADDIGNQTGGWTITWQGASGDITQGTTILEGMKKAGGDVTYSKDASASTDGYDVGVVVVGETPYAEGVGDVGNGNDLELTAADRAAVDKVCAAMRCAVLIVSGRPQLIGDRLGDIDALVASWLPGTEGDGVADVLYGRRPFTGQLPVTWPKSQAQLPINVGDAAYDPQFPYGWGLTTLSRVPEGGVATLKGLAAAAAVAERAGADEVGRTLVGKARLIVQQKVGQALTAAVAKPFADADHLLLTGRYGKAVEQLTAAYRAAS is encoded by the coding sequence ATGCGAAGAACCGCCCTGCTAGCCTCCGCCACCCTGCTGGCCGCACTGCTCCCGATGACCACCGCCGTCGGCGCGTCCGGCGCCGACGACCCCGCCCCCGTCCCGGTCGACCGCTTCGAGGGCGAGGTCCCCTTCGCGAGCCCGCCCGCCGAGGGCATCTTCACCTGGGGCAGCGACACCGACGACCCGCCCGCCCTCCGGCTGACCGCGCGCGACGACGCCCCCGAGGGCGACAAGGTCCTCACCGGCAGCTACGACATCAGCGGTTACGGCGGCTTCACCCACGACTTCGCCTTCGCGGAGCCCGCCCACGACTGGTCCGCCCACCGGGGCATCCGGTTCTGGTGGGAGGGTCGCGGCAACGGCAGGAAGATCGCCTTCGAGCTCAAGGACGGCGGGGCGAACGGAGAGGCGTCCGAGCTCTGGACGACCTCCTTCACCGACGACTGGACCGGCTGGAAACAGGTCGAGATCCCCTTCACCGACTTCACCTACCGCACGGACTACCAGCCCGTCGGCGGCATCGACCAGGTCCTCGGTCTCACCGAGACCTGGGGATACGCCCTCACCCTCCCCGTCGGCGTCAAGGGCGACTTCGCCATGGACGGCGTGGAGCTGTACGGCCGGGCGGACCAGTCGTTGCGCGCCGCCGTCACCACCGACGCGGCCGTGTACCCGGTCCAGGAGGGCAGAGCGGCCGCCGTCACGCTCACCGTCGCCACCACCGGCGCCGCCCCCCTCGACGATCCCGTCACCGTCGCCTACGAGACCGCCGCGACCGGCACCGCCGAGCCCGGCAAGGACTACACCCCGGTCACCGGCACCGTCACCTTCCCGGCGGGCACCCCCTCCGGCACCACCCGCACGGTCGCCGTCCGCACGATCGAGGACAAGCGGGCCGAGTCCGCCGAGACCGTCCCGCTCCGGCTGACCGTCACCGGCGCCAAGCCTCCGTCCGAGACCCCGCAGGTCGTGGTCGACGCGCACGGACTGCCGTATCTGAACGCCGAGTTGCCGGTGAAGAAGCGCGTCGCCGATCTCCTGTCGCGGATGAGTCTCGCGGAGAAGGCCGGCCAGATGACCCAGGCGGAGCGCGGCGCGATCACCGCTCCCGGTGACATCGCCGCGTACGACCTCGGCTCGCTGCTCTCCGGCGGCGGCTCGACCCCGACGCCCAACACCCCCGAGGCGTGGGCGAAGATGATCGACGCGTTCCAGCTCCGGACGCAGGCCACCCGCTACCAGATCCCGCTGATCTACGGCGTCGACGCCGTGCACGGCCACAACAACCTGGTCGGCGCGACCGTCATGCCGCACAACATCGGCATCGGGGCGACCCGGGACCCCGGGCTCGCCGAGCGGACCGGCGCGGTGACCGCCGCCGAGGTCCGGGCCACCGGGATCCCCTGGGACTTCGCCCCCTGCCTGTGCGTCACCCGCGACGAACGCTGGGGCCGCTCCTACGAGGCGTACGGCGAGGACCCGGCACTGGTCGAGGCCATGGAGACGGTGATCCAGGGTCTCCAGGGCCGGGCGAGCGGCGCGGACCTGAAGGACGACGACAAGGTCCTCGCCACCGCCAAGCACTTCGTCGGGGACGGCGGCACCGGGTACGGCTCCTCCACGACCGGCTCGTACACCATCGACCAGGGCATCACCAAGGTCACCCGGCAGGAACTGGAGGCCGTCCACCTGGCGCCCTTCCGGACGGCCGTCGACCGCGGGGTCGGCACCGTCATGCCGTCCTACTCCTCGCTCGACATCGTGGGCGACGGCCACGGGCCGGTGAAGATGCACGCCCGCGCCGACCTGGTCAACGGCGTGCTGAAGGACCGTATGGGCTTCGACGGGTTCGTCATCAGCGACTGGGCGGCCATCGACCAACTCCCGGGCGACTACGCCTCCGACGTCCGTACGTCGGTCAACGCGGGCCTCGACATGATCATGGTTCCGTACGCGTACAAGGACTTCCACGCCACGCTGCTCGACGGGGTCGAGGCCGGCCGGGTCGGCGAGCGGCGGATCGACGACGCCGTGTCGCGCATCCTCACGCAGAAGTTCAAGCTGGGCCTCTTCGAGAAGCCGTACGCCGACACCGACGGCGCGTCCGACATCGGCTCCGCCGGGCACCGGGCCGTCGCGCGCAAGGCGGCCGCCGAGTCACAGGTGCTGCTGAAGAACTCCGGTGGGGTCCTGCCGCTGAAGAAGAACCAGAAGGTGTACGTCGCCGGCTCCAACGCCGACGACATCGGCAACCAGACCGGCGGCTGGACCATCACCTGGCAGGGCGCCTCCGGCGACATCACGCAGGGCACGACGATCCTGGAGGGGATGAAGAAGGCCGGCGGCGACGTCACCTACTCCAAGGACGCCTCGGCGTCGACGGACGGGTACGACGTGGGTGTCGTGGTCGTCGGCGAGACCCCGTACGCCGAGGGCGTCGGCGACGTCGGCAACGGCAACGACCTGGAGCTGACGGCCGCCGACCGGGCGGCCGTGGACAAGGTGTGCGCCGCGATGAGGTGCGCGGTGCTGATCGTCTCCGGACGGCCCCAGCTGATCGGCGACCGGCTCGGCGACATCGACGCGCTGGTGGCCTCCTGGCTGCCGGGCACGGAGGGCGACGGCGTGGCCGACGTCCTGTACGGCAGGCGGCCCTTCACCGGTCAGCTTCCGGTGACCTGGCCGAAGTCCCAGGCCCAGCTGCCGATCAACGTCGGCGACGCGGCGTACGACCCGCAGTTCCCCTACGGCTGGGGTCTGACGACGCTGAGCAGGGTGCCGGAGGGCGGCGTGGCGACCCTGAAGGGGCTGGCGGCCGCGGCCGCGGTGGCCGAGCGGGCCGGCGCCGACGAGGTGGGACGCACGCTGGTCGGGAAGGCCCGGCTCATCGTCCAGCAGAAGGTGGGCCAGGCCCTGACGGCGGCGGTCGCGAAGCCCTTCGCCGACGCGGACCACCTGCTGCTGACCGGCCGGTACGGAAAGGCGGTGGAGCAGCTGACGGCGGCGTACCGGGCGGCGTCCTGA
- a CDS encoding S1 family peptidase, translating to MKKLLTALKRFAAVGAAALAIASLQPLSSAQAAPSPVVGGTRATQGEFPFMVRLSMGCGGALYTQQIVLTAAHCVSGTGANTSITATAGVVDLQSTTGRVQVKSTYVYRAPGYNGNGKDWALIKLASPITTQSTLKIATTTQYNTGTFTIAGWGSASEGGAQQRYLLKATVPFVSDATCRTYSGYSGLVASDEICAGYAAGGTDTCQGDSGGPMFRRDASNAWIQVGIVSWGIGCARANAPGVYSEVSTFASAIASAAATL from the coding sequence TTGAAGAAGCTCCTCACAGCGCTCAAGAGATTCGCCGCCGTCGGCGCGGCCGCCCTCGCGATCGCCAGCCTTCAGCCCCTCTCCTCCGCACAGGCCGCCCCCTCCCCCGTCGTCGGCGGAACCCGTGCCACGCAGGGCGAGTTCCCGTTCATGGTCCGGCTCTCGATGGGCTGCGGCGGAGCGCTCTACACCCAGCAGATCGTGCTCACCGCCGCGCACTGCGTCAGCGGGACCGGCGCCAACACCAGCATCACCGCCACCGCCGGCGTCGTGGACCTCCAGTCCACCACCGGCCGGGTCCAGGTCAAGTCGACCTACGTGTACCGGGCCCCCGGCTACAACGGCAACGGCAAGGACTGGGCGCTCATCAAGCTCGCCTCGCCCATCACCACCCAGTCCACCCTGAAGATCGCCACCACCACGCAGTACAACACCGGCACCTTCACCATCGCGGGCTGGGGCTCGGCCTCCGAGGGCGGCGCCCAGCAGCGCTACCTGCTCAAGGCCACCGTGCCGTTCGTGAGTGACGCGACCTGTCGCACGTACAGCGGCTACAGCGGGCTCGTCGCCAGTGACGAGATCTGCGCCGGATACGCGGCCGGCGGCACCGACACCTGCCAGGGCGACTCGGGCGGCCCGATGTTCCGCCGGGACGCCAGTAACGCCTGGATCCAGGTCGGCATCGTGAGCTGGGGCATCGGCTGCGCCCGGGCCAACGCCCCCGGCGTCTACTCCGAGGTCTCCACCTTCGCCTCGGCCATCGCCTCGGCGGCGGCCACGCTCTGA
- a CDS encoding YceI family protein: MGIFGRKTTDETVTAGADATVSPELAALTGDYSIDPAHSTLGFVARHAMVTNVKGKFNDFTGSLHLDGTDPSKSSATLDITMESIDTGSADRDGHLKTADFFKTDEFPTMTFRSTSAEALGGDDYRITGDLTILGVTKPLSIDLEFNGAAKDPFGNERVGFEGKAEILRSAWGLTWNAALETGGVLVSDKIKLNFDISAIKNA; encoded by the coding sequence ATGGGTATCTTCGGCCGCAAGACCACCGACGAGACCGTCACCGCCGGCGCCGACGCCACGGTGAGCCCCGAGCTCGCCGCCCTGACCGGCGACTACTCGATCGACCCCGCTCACTCGACGCTGGGCTTCGTCGCGCGCCACGCGATGGTCACGAACGTCAAGGGCAAGTTCAACGACTTCACCGGCTCGCTGCACCTGGACGGCACCGACCCGTCGAAGTCCAGCGCCACCCTCGACATCACGATGGAAAGCATCGACACCGGGTCCGCCGACCGTGACGGCCACCTGAAGACCGCCGACTTCTTCAAGACCGACGAGTTCCCGACGATGACCTTCCGCTCCACCTCGGCGGAAGCGCTGGGCGGCGACGACTACCGGATCACCGGCGACCTGACCATCCTCGGCGTCACCAAGCCGCTCAGCATCGACCTGGAGTTCAACGGCGCCGCCAAGGACCCGTTCGGCAACGAGCGTGTCGGCTTCGAGGGCAAGGCCGAGATCCTGCGCTCGGCGTGGGGCCTGACCTGGAACGCGGCACTGGAGACGGGTGGCGTTCTGGTCTCGGACAAGATCAAGCTGAACTTCGACATCTCGGCGATCAAGAACGCGTAA
- a CDS encoding trypco2 family protein yields MNDITVGDAIDHLRAELTAARDRAAEGGMRFELGDISLELTVELRRESTGKGSIKAWVVSGEAGATRSETATHRLAFTLRAVDPDGQGVRIANSAAPTGGLAGGGTLTR; encoded by the coding sequence ATGAACGACATCACGGTCGGGGACGCCATCGACCACCTGCGCGCCGAGCTGACCGCGGCACGGGACCGTGCCGCGGAGGGCGGGATGCGTTTCGAACTCGGCGACATATCACTGGAGTTGACCGTCGAGCTGCGCCGGGAGAGCACGGGCAAGGGGTCCATCAAGGCCTGGGTGGTGTCGGGAGAGGCGGGCGCCACCCGCTCCGAGACGGCGACCCACCGGCTCGCGTTCACCCTGCGCGCGGTGGACCCGGACGGCCAGGGGGTCAGGATCGCCAACTCGGCCGCCCCGACAGGCGGTCTGGCGGGCGGCGGAACGCTGACGCGATAG
- a CDS encoding tetratricopeptide repeat protein, whose product MELGRIVAVLLPGVSGYAGNGSGYLLGRRLVLTARHVLAGRDSCEVQVPGGVPVRCTIVWRGGTLDGADVDAALLLAEADVRESVAPVRWGRLVTARHQPCDVAGYPEVGRRADGSLDLQQPRATLAPGTGALSHRYTAELAGAPPRDPGGRTPSPWSGQSGAALFCGAPTRGLSLLTGVVVTDVTGWGLPRWEAVPVYALLADRAFTDLVTRHTGAAPVWEPVDLQGLVTPATGWQVRSPATLLDQRAEVVRFHGRADLLRELVEDWCEGEGDGGAGGGVRLAVVTGPGGAGKSRLARELSARMRDRHGWVCGWLDDRGPDADHAVLAEVDRPLILVADYAELRIPQLTAVLGVLDRRPEGRPAVRLLLTARGLGDETGGWWDQLRTRTRETRALTYDAVRHELPPLTDLPDRAAHYRAALSDLARRLPEALPRALREATGDWSGRVGLVAPRDVDAPGYGSALTLHMTALTDLLATHPATRPPHDANLLVEEQLLLHERAYWEDSAAGRPALASAGPVALADAVGTAVLTAGAEPALARPLLRSSPGFATADEAMVGEGTTWLAGMYPGPAGSCWGALQPDRLGEYHVGERTGIDAELVSSPLVTLAAGAGQDVRGGTDTLLLAALVTVSRAGDLPRHWEPVARALDRAFARAPSLAARVMQAATLTDCPEPLVEALHRLTDAPATDPGLLLELLDRLGAGRSRVLAGWATRTAAIAARALPPSQRAAALVHEAVWRQTAGDHLAAVRRCEEALRLLESGQSAAPPTTLVEILTLKARSQHWTADFDPALETLRAAEDLVERLPAAPDRDRASAEILGERARILFRRDDHDAARPLQERRVTLLRSLADTGDAALLERLADAEAELALTLDHQGRFREAVDVLSETTARSLSRLAEESPDAVDLDVLGSIVGRANRLRAMDRLEESLEVQRVALAVADRPESLGTPVAAAALALVLNNLGATLVALDRPQEALEPLRRGLDIRREQAADAGEPTESLWRSLLQYSGVLRELGRHDEAREVAEECLAVGTELARVDPAQWRLEAGAQVVLGEMLYVTAAAEPEQDHREDLRRALKMINQAITRYRRPLKDQPGDRLVEFTLALSAGVEIHHMLGRDRSARHLCRMLLAARRLLTEHDPEQHGDELAADLAAAARQEQRSGRTSRAERHHAEAVAVRRMLLSLRGGGADRIHLAGALAEYAVLLSADGRQREALPHLREALELTHEAEPDTEPGQYALTLATCHYNLADTLPWTGAFEEALREVDVSRSCLAPLADLDPELYARETADCESLRAEIVKAAEHGLPDRPGRRRWRR is encoded by the coding sequence ATGGAACTGGGCCGGATCGTGGCGGTCCTGCTGCCCGGCGTTTCGGGGTACGCGGGCAATGGAAGCGGCTATCTCCTCGGCCGCAGACTGGTGTTGACGGCCCGTCATGTCCTGGCCGGGCGCGACTCCTGCGAGGTTCAGGTGCCGGGCGGCGTCCCGGTCCGCTGCACGATCGTCTGGCGGGGCGGGACGCTCGACGGTGCCGATGTGGACGCGGCGTTGCTGCTCGCCGAGGCGGACGTGCGCGAGTCGGTGGCCCCGGTCCGCTGGGGTCGGCTCGTCACCGCCCGGCACCAGCCCTGCGACGTGGCCGGTTACCCCGAGGTGGGTCGGCGGGCCGACGGCAGCCTGGATCTCCAGCAGCCGCGTGCCACCCTCGCCCCCGGCACCGGCGCGCTCTCGCACCGCTACACGGCGGAGCTGGCCGGCGCGCCACCCCGTGACCCGGGCGGACGGACCCCGTCGCCCTGGAGCGGTCAGTCGGGCGCCGCGCTGTTCTGCGGCGCCCCGACCCGCGGGCTGTCGCTGCTGACCGGCGTGGTCGTGACCGACGTGACAGGCTGGGGGCTGCCGCGCTGGGAGGCCGTACCGGTGTACGCGCTGCTGGCCGACCGGGCGTTCACGGACCTCGTGACCCGGCACACGGGAGCCGCGCCCGTGTGGGAGCCGGTCGACCTCCAGGGCCTTGTCACCCCCGCCACCGGATGGCAGGTCCGCTCACCGGCCACGCTGCTGGACCAGCGCGCGGAAGTGGTCCGCTTCCACGGCCGTGCGGACCTGCTGCGGGAACTCGTCGAGGACTGGTGCGAGGGCGAGGGCGACGGCGGTGCGGGCGGTGGAGTCCGGCTGGCCGTGGTCACCGGCCCGGGCGGCGCGGGCAAGTCCCGGCTCGCCCGGGAACTGTCCGCCCGGATGCGGGACCGGCACGGCTGGGTCTGCGGCTGGCTGGACGACCGCGGTCCGGACGCGGACCACGCGGTGCTGGCCGAGGTCGACCGACCCCTGATCCTGGTGGCGGACTACGCCGAGCTCCGCATTCCGCAACTGACCGCCGTGCTCGGGGTCCTGGACCGGCGTCCCGAAGGCCGCCCCGCCGTACGACTGCTGCTGACCGCCCGTGGCCTGGGCGACGAGACGGGCGGCTGGTGGGACCAGCTCAGGACCCGCACCCGTGAGACCCGGGCCCTGACCTACGACGCCGTTCGCCATGAACTGCCGCCGCTGACGGACTTACCGGACCGCGCCGCCCACTACCGGGCCGCGCTGAGCGACCTGGCCCGACGGCTCCCGGAGGCCCTGCCCAGGGCGCTGCGCGAAGCGACCGGGGACTGGTCGGGGCGGGTCGGGCTCGTCGCCCCGCGGGATGTCGACGCACCCGGGTACGGCTCCGCCCTCACCCTGCACATGACGGCCCTCACCGACCTCCTGGCGACGCACCCCGCGACCCGCCCCCCGCACGACGCGAACCTCCTCGTGGAGGAGCAACTCCTGCTGCACGAGCGCGCCTACTGGGAGGACAGCGCGGCGGGCCGCCCGGCGCTCGCGTCCGCGGGACCCGTGGCGCTGGCCGACGCGGTCGGCACGGCCGTCCTCACCGCCGGGGCCGAACCCGCCCTGGCACGCCCGCTGTTGCGCTCCTCGCCGGGGTTCGCCACCGCGGACGAGGCCATGGTGGGGGAGGGCACCACCTGGCTGGCCGGCATGTACCCGGGGCCCGCCGGCAGTTGCTGGGGCGCGCTCCAGCCGGACCGGCTCGGCGAGTACCACGTCGGGGAACGGACCGGGATCGACGCGGAACTCGTCTCGTCGCCCCTGGTCACCCTCGCCGCCGGTGCCGGGCAGGACGTGCGGGGCGGAACGGACACGCTGCTCCTCGCCGCCCTGGTCACCGTCTCACGCGCGGGCGACCTGCCCCGCCACTGGGAGCCGGTGGCCCGCGCACTCGACAGGGCGTTCGCCCGTGCACCGTCCCTCGCCGCACGGGTCATGCAGGCCGCCACCCTGACGGACTGCCCGGAGCCCCTGGTGGAAGCCCTCCACCGGCTCACGGACGCCCCCGCCACCGACCCCGGGCTGCTGCTGGAACTGCTCGACCGGCTGGGCGCGGGCCGGAGCCGGGTGCTGGCCGGCTGGGCCACCCGTACCGCCGCCATCGCGGCGCGGGCCCTCCCGCCCTCGCAGCGGGCGGCCGCGCTCGTGCATGAGGCGGTCTGGCGTCAGACGGCCGGAGACCACCTGGCGGCCGTCCGCCGCTGTGAGGAGGCGCTCCGACTGCTGGAGTCCGGGCAGAGCGCCGCCCCGCCCACGACCCTCGTCGAGATCCTGACCCTGAAGGCCCGTTCGCAGCACTGGACGGCCGACTTCGACCCGGCCCTCGAAACCCTGCGTGCGGCCGAGGACCTGGTGGAGCGGCTTCCGGCCGCACCCGACCGGGACCGGGCGAGCGCGGAGATCCTCGGCGAGCGCGCCCGGATCCTCTTCAGGCGCGACGATCACGACGCCGCGCGCCCGCTCCAGGAGCGCAGGGTCACCCTGCTCCGGTCCCTCGCCGACACGGGCGACGCGGCCCTGCTCGAACGGCTCGCGGACGCCGAGGCGGAGCTCGCCCTCACCCTCGACCACCAGGGCAGGTTCCGGGAGGCCGTCGACGTCCTCTCGGAGACGACGGCCCGGTCGCTGAGCCGACTGGCCGAGGAGAGTCCCGACGCGGTGGACCTCGATGTTCTCGGCAGCATCGTCGGCCGCGCCAACCGGCTCAGGGCGATGGACCGGCTGGAGGAGTCCCTGGAGGTCCAGCGCGTCGCCCTCGCCGTGGCCGACCGCCCGGAGAGCCTGGGCACCCCCGTCGCCGCGGCCGCTCTGGCGCTCGTACTGAACAACCTCGGCGCGACGCTTGTGGCCCTGGACCGGCCGCAGGAGGCGCTGGAACCGCTCCGGCGAGGACTCGACATCCGCCGTGAACAGGCCGCCGACGCCGGAGAGCCCACCGAGTCGTTGTGGAGATCGCTGCTCCAGTACTCGGGTGTGCTCCGGGAGCTCGGGCGCCACGACGAGGCGCGGGAGGTCGCCGAGGAGTGTCTCGCCGTCGGCACGGAGCTGGCCCGTGTCGATCCGGCGCAGTGGCGGCTGGAGGCGGGGGCGCAGGTCGTCCTCGGCGAGATGCTGTACGTCACCGCCGCCGCGGAGCCCGAGCAGGACCATCGCGAGGACCTGCGCCGTGCGCTGAAGATGATCAACCAGGCGATCACCCGGTACCGCCGCCCCCTCAAGGACCAGCCCGGTGACCGACTGGTCGAGTTCACCCTCGCGCTGAGCGCGGGTGTGGAGATCCACCACATGCTCGGGCGAGACCGGTCGGCGCGCCACCTGTGCCGCATGTTGCTGGCCGCACGGCGGCTGCTCACCGAGCACGACCCCGAGCAGCACGGCGACGAGCTGGCTGCCGACCTGGCGGCCGCCGCCAGGCAGGAGCAGCGGAGCGGGCGCACAAGCCGCGCGGAGCGCCACCACGCGGAGGCCGTCGCGGTCCGGCGGATGCTGCTCTCCCTGCGCGGCGGGGGCGCTGACCGCATCCACCTGGCCGGAGCCCTCGCCGAGTACGCCGTATTGCTCTCCGCCGACGGGCGGCAGCGCGAGGCCCTGCCCCACCTGCGGGAGGCGCTGGAGCTGACCCATGAGGCGGAGCCGGACACCGAGCCGGGGCAGTACGCGCTCACCCTCGCCACCTGCCACTACAATCTCGCGGACACTCTTCCGTGGACCGGTGCCTTCGAGGAGGCGCTGCGGGAGGTCGACGTGTCCCGGAGCTGTCTGGCTCCGCTCGCCGACCTGGACCCGGAGCTGTACGCGCGGGAGACCGCCGACTGCGAGAGCCTGCGGGCGGAGATCGTCAAGGCGGCGGAGCACGGTCTGCCGGACCGGCCCGGACGGCGGCGGTGGCGCCGGTGA